Proteins co-encoded in one Schaalia radingae genomic window:
- a CDS encoding anthranilate synthase component II: MTTPGNDSSMAPTESAPRQRRILCVDNYDSFVWTIVGYLRHLGAHVDVVRNDQVDLSLIDEGARGAAADGERTYDGVLVSPGPGRPEEAGSLLDVIDVCARWHVPMLGVCLGHQGLGEYFGADVVRAPELMHGKTSPITHDGRGVFAGAENPLTVTRYHSLVVDPATVPECLEVSATTDSGIIMALRHRELPLEGVQFHPESVMTRSGHLMLANWLAACGDADAPRRARELTPVVAERSELTD, translated from the coding sequence ATGACAACACCTGGAAACGACTCGTCAATGGCCCCAACCGAATCTGCTCCGCGCCAGCGTCGAATCCTGTGCGTGGACAACTATGACTCATTCGTCTGGACCATCGTCGGCTACCTGCGTCACCTCGGCGCGCACGTGGACGTCGTGCGTAACGACCAGGTGGATCTTTCCCTCATTGACGAGGGCGCCCGCGGGGCCGCTGCTGATGGTGAGCGTACGTATGACGGCGTGCTCGTCTCACCCGGGCCAGGCCGACCCGAGGAGGCAGGAAGCCTGCTTGATGTGATCGATGTGTGTGCCAGATGGCACGTACCGATGCTGGGAGTGTGCCTGGGGCATCAGGGACTGGGTGAGTATTTCGGAGCGGACGTGGTGCGCGCTCCCGAATTGATGCACGGTAAGACCTCACCGATTACGCACGATGGGCGCGGTGTTTTCGCCGGCGCGGAGAATCCTCTCACCGTCACGCGTTATCACTCGCTGGTTGTCGATCCTGCGACGGTGCCGGAGTGCCTGGAGGTCAGTGCGACCACGGACAGTGGCATCATCATGGCGTTGCGCCACAGAGAGCTTCCTCTTGAGGGCGTGCAGTTCCATCCTGAATCGGTGATGACGCGCTCGGGCCACCTCATGCTGGCCAACTGGTTGGCAGCCTGCGGTGACGCGGATGCGCCCAGGCGCGCACGTGAGCTGACACCTGTGGTTGCCGAGCGCTCTGAGCTAACCGACTAA
- the pknB gene encoding Stk1 family PASTA domain-containing Ser/Thr kinase has product MADSMAHRLGGRYEIRSLIGRGGMAEVRLGFDTRLSRIVAIKMLRTDLARDSIFQTRFRREAQAAASLNHPNIVAVYDTGEEVVTTPDGSGVSVPYIVMEYVEGHTVKDLLADGTPVPIDEAVEIVSGVLSALEYSHSQSLVHRDIKPGNIMLTTDGKVKVMDFGIARALTDSQATMTQTNAVVGTAQYLSPEQARGEQVDARSDLYSTGIVLFELLTGRPPFKGDSAVAVAYQHVSSTPPLPSSITPDIPESLDRVVMKCLAKDREDRYSSAASMRSDLIRAVHGADVDAPATQVWETAALANAGSSSGATATMPLSQMSSPPPPPPSYTNRNRAQYADTSVATEEEAELRKKRTGLIVALVILLIGALGIGAVALMQSNKDPEKATVPDALIGMTQEEAKQAVEGAGLVFAIGDPVESEDVEEGRVAQSDPPPSTQVEEGSSVTVFLSSGPASQPVPDVTGNPVDQARTILENAGFEVKVSDQKKPSDDIAEGSVVETSPKAKEMAKKGSTVTLIVSSGSNQVAVPDVNGMSQEQARSTIEAAGLRVGSVTSVDSAEQAKDRVVSSAPAAGEKVAKDSEITLQLASGNVAIPAGLPGQSQEAVVNALKELKLVPDVYEMDSNDVAKGMVVNVEPGEGQLVSQGGTVKVYVSRGSSSGSQSGN; this is encoded by the coding sequence ATGGCCGATTCCATGGCCCACCGTCTAGGCGGACGCTACGAAATCCGCTCGCTCATCGGGCGAGGCGGCATGGCGGAAGTCCGCCTGGGATTCGACACGCGCCTGAGTCGCATCGTCGCGATCAAGATGCTGCGAACAGACCTGGCGCGCGATTCGATCTTCCAGACCCGTTTCCGCCGTGAAGCGCAGGCGGCAGCCTCTTTGAACCACCCCAATATCGTCGCCGTGTATGACACTGGCGAAGAGGTCGTCACCACGCCCGATGGTTCGGGAGTATCCGTCCCCTACATCGTGATGGAGTACGTCGAAGGACACACCGTTAAGGATCTGCTGGCTGACGGCACTCCGGTTCCGATCGACGAGGCGGTCGAGATCGTATCCGGCGTCTTGTCGGCACTGGAATATTCCCACTCGCAGTCGCTCGTCCACCGCGACATCAAGCCGGGCAACATCATGCTCACCACTGACGGCAAGGTCAAGGTGATGGATTTTGGTATCGCCCGCGCTCTGACAGATTCTCAGGCGACCATGACGCAGACCAATGCGGTAGTCGGCACGGCGCAGTACCTGTCCCCTGAGCAGGCCCGCGGTGAACAGGTCGACGCGCGTTCCGACTTGTACTCCACCGGCATCGTCCTCTTTGAACTGCTCACAGGCCGGCCGCCGTTCAAGGGAGATTCCGCCGTTGCCGTGGCCTATCAGCATGTCTCCTCGACGCCACCGCTGCCCTCGTCCATTACACCGGATATTCCGGAGTCGCTTGACCGAGTGGTGATGAAGTGCCTGGCGAAGGATCGTGAGGATCGGTACTCCTCAGCAGCATCGATGCGTTCTGACCTGATCCGGGCCGTACACGGTGCTGACGTGGATGCACCTGCCACCCAGGTGTGGGAGACGGCCGCACTGGCCAATGCGGGCAGCTCATCTGGTGCGACCGCCACGATGCCGTTGTCGCAGATGTCATCGCCTCCCCCGCCACCGCCGAGCTATACGAACAGGAACCGTGCCCAGTACGCTGACACGTCTGTGGCGACCGAGGAGGAAGCAGAACTGCGCAAGAAGCGCACAGGTCTGATCGTCGCACTGGTGATTCTTCTGATTGGCGCGCTGGGAATCGGTGCGGTCGCCCTCATGCAGTCGAACAAGGATCCTGAAAAGGCCACCGTTCCTGATGCTCTGATCGGCATGACGCAGGAGGAAGCCAAACAGGCTGTCGAAGGTGCGGGGCTGGTCTTCGCCATTGGTGATCCCGTCGAATCGGAAGATGTGGAAGAAGGCCGCGTCGCTCAGTCTGATCCGCCGCCCTCCACCCAGGTCGAAGAAGGCTCGTCAGTTACTGTGTTCCTCTCCTCGGGACCAGCTTCCCAGCCCGTTCCTGATGTCACCGGCAATCCGGTGGATCAGGCGCGCACAATCCTGGAAAACGCCGGTTTCGAAGTAAAGGTCTCCGACCAGAAGAAGCCATCCGATGATATTGCTGAAGGCAGCGTCGTCGAAACCTCACCGAAGGCTAAGGAAATGGCCAAGAAGGGATCGACGGTTACGCTCATCGTGTCCTCGGGCAGCAACCAGGTTGCCGTTCCTGATGTCAACGGAATGAGCCAGGAGCAGGCGCGTTCCACGATCGAAGCAGCCGGACTGCGGGTCGGATCCGTCACGAGCGTCGATTCCGCCGAGCAGGCGAAGGATCGTGTCGTCTCCTCCGCACCCGCTGCCGGTGAAAAAGTCGCCAAGGATTCAGAAATCACGCTGCAGCTTGCGTCCGGAAATGTGGCTATCCCTGCCGGCCTTCCCGGCCAGTCCCAGGAAGCTGTGGTCAACGCTCTCAAGGAACTCAAACTGGTTCCGGATGTGTACGAGATGGACAGCAACGATGTCGCCAAGGGAATGGTCGTCAACGTTGAGCCCGGCGAAGGCCAGCTCGTCTCCCAGGGTGGCACGGTGAAGGTGTACGTCTCGAGGGGATCGTCCTCAGGCTCTCAAAGTGGCAACTAA
- a CDS encoding serine/threonine-protein kinase — MSEATHNHYMPGHLLGGRYMLLTRIAQGGMGEVWKARDKQTGHIVAAKVLRPELSGHQLPLSRLRIEARNAMRIEHPNIASVLDSGEAGGYGWIMMELVEGRPLTDYLRGGRTLEVRDIIPMMIQVAMALHAAAAAGVVHRDIKPANILIRPDGVVKLTDFGISRTADQAALTAAGMVMGTAQYLPPEQAMGEVATTLGDLYALGVIAYEAASGKRPFTGKTQVDIAFAHVNDPVPPLPSSVPEPFARIVMKLLEKNPKSRPQSGAALARELVQAAHTLHLSTAPRPLPALEITDDTTAQPPVIAPSHQDTSATPAMPAIPAGGGPALADATTSVAPVLDLTIDTTIDEDALDKPLDPRERRRRELVARLKQRAEERQRQEQRQREEVEAQATAEREREAHERRLQAGRQRQERQEALRRQSARATAQARDTKHEASRSHSGSTGHSPAASTKNRASGASTAAHTSGSSSDGRPRVRWHAVDRANARNGFNKHDEASSPTPTRFNRSQVSPPLTRRDVLGRALIIALIFVTIVLIVIATLYNRFGSLSLPLGMSQFIIEEAHTWPIPWPTV, encoded by the coding sequence ATGAGTGAAGCAACGCATAACCATTACATGCCCGGACACTTGCTGGGCGGGCGCTACATGCTGCTCACGCGGATCGCACAGGGCGGCATGGGTGAAGTGTGGAAGGCACGTGATAAGCAGACCGGGCACATCGTGGCGGCCAAAGTGTTGCGGCCGGAACTGTCCGGCCATCAGCTTCCGCTGTCCCGTCTGCGCATTGAGGCACGTAACGCGATGCGTATCGAGCATCCCAACATTGCGTCTGTTCTGGATTCGGGCGAGGCCGGCGGGTATGGCTGGATCATGATGGAGTTGGTCGAGGGCCGCCCCCTGACGGACTACCTGCGCGGCGGGCGCACCCTGGAGGTGCGGGACATCATTCCGATGATGATTCAGGTGGCGATGGCTCTGCACGCAGCGGCAGCGGCAGGAGTGGTGCATCGCGATATCAAACCGGCCAATATCCTGATCAGGCCTGACGGAGTCGTCAAACTCACCGACTTTGGGATCTCCCGCACTGCCGATCAGGCCGCTTTGACAGCGGCAGGCATGGTGATGGGAACCGCTCAGTACCTGCCTCCCGAGCAGGCAATGGGTGAAGTGGCGACAACCCTTGGGGATCTGTACGCCCTTGGTGTCATTGCCTACGAAGCTGCATCGGGTAAGCGCCCGTTCACGGGAAAGACCCAGGTCGATATTGCGTTTGCGCACGTCAATGACCCTGTGCCGCCGCTGCCATCCAGCGTGCCTGAACCGTTTGCTCGGATCGTGATGAAGCTGCTGGAGAAGAACCCGAAGTCTCGTCCCCAATCCGGTGCGGCTCTGGCTCGTGAACTGGTTCAGGCTGCTCACACGCTGCACCTGTCGACAGCTCCCCGCCCGCTTCCTGCCCTTGAGATTACCGACGACACCACCGCTCAGCCGCCCGTCATCGCGCCGTCCCACCAGGACACGTCAGCCACGCCTGCCATGCCAGCGATTCCTGCCGGGGGTGGCCCTGCTCTCGCTGATGCAACAACGTCTGTCGCTCCCGTTCTGGATCTGACAATCGATACCACCATTGACGAGGATGCCCTCGACAAACCACTGGATCCCCGCGAGCGGCGTCGACGGGAACTGGTGGCTCGCCTCAAACAGCGCGCCGAGGAACGCCAGCGTCAGGAGCAGCGTCAACGCGAAGAAGTGGAAGCTCAGGCGACAGCGGAGCGCGAACGTGAGGCACATGAACGCCGCCTGCAGGCCGGTAGGCAACGTCAGGAGCGTCAGGAAGCGCTCAGGCGACAAAGCGCGCGTGCCACTGCGCAGGCACGCGACACCAAGCATGAGGCGTCCCGCAGTCACTCCGGGTCGACAGGGCACTCCCCTGCCGCCTCGACTAAGAATCGCGCATCCGGTGCGTCGACAGCTGCGCACACATCTGGCTCGTCGAGCGATGGTCGCCCACGCGTCCGGTGGCACGCAGTGGACCGTGCGAATGCGCGCAACGGGTTCAACAAGCACGATGAGGCGAGCTCGCCGACACCCACGCGCTTCAACCGTTCGCAGGTGTCACCGCCACTGACACGGCGCGATGTCCTGGGACGGGCGTTGATCATCGCACTGATCTTTGTCACGATCGTCCTGATCGTCATTGCCACCCTTTACAATAGATTTGGATCATTGTCTCTACCCCTAGGGATGAGTCAATTCATCATCGAGGAGGCTCACACATGGCCGATTCCATGGCCCACCGTCTAG